Proteins encoded together in one Bacillus sp. (in: firmicutes) window:
- the msr gene encoding Msr family ABC-F type ribosomal protection protein: MELILKAKDIRVEFKGRDVLDIDELEVYDYDRIGLVGANGAGKSTLLRVLLGELTSPGCKMNRLGELAYIPQLDEVTLQEEKDFALVGKLGIEQLDIQTMSGGEETRLKIAQALSAQVHGILADEPTSHLDREGIDFLIGQLKYFTGALLVISHDRYFLDEVVDKIWELKDGKITEYWGNYSDYLRQKEEERKSQAAEYEQFIAERARLERAAEEKRKQARKIEQKAKGASKKKSTEGGGRLAHQKSIGSKEKKMHNAAKSLEHRIAALGNVEAPEDIRRIRFRQSKALELHNPYPIVGTEINKIFGDKVLFENASFQIPLGAKVALTGDNGTGKTTLIQMILNHEDGISISPKAKIGYFAQNGYKYNSNQKVLEFMQEDCDYNVSEIRSVLASMGLKQNDIGKSLSVLSGGEIIKLLLAKMLMGRYNILLMDEPSNFLDIPSLEALEILMKEYAGTIVFITHDKRLLENVADVIYEISDKKINLKH, translated from the coding sequence ATGGAATTGATATTAAAAGCAAAAGACATTCGTGTGGAATTCAAAGGACGCGATGTTTTAGATATAGATGAATTAGAAGTATATGATTATGACCGTATTGGTTTAGTAGGAGCAAATGGTGCAGGAAAAAGTACTTTACTGAGGGTACTTTTAGGAGAATTAACTTCCCCAGGATGTAAAATGAATCGTCTGGGTGAACTTGCCTATATTCCCCAGTTGGACGAAGTAACTTTGCAGGAGGAGAAAGATTTTGCACTTGTAGGCAAGCTCGGTATTGAGCAATTAGATATACAGACCATGAGCGGTGGTGAAGAAACAAGGCTTAAAATAGCACAGGCTTTATCTGCACAAGTTCATGGTATTTTAGCGGATGAACCTACGAGCCATTTAGACCGTGAAGGAATTGATTTTCTAATTGGACAGCTAAAATATTTTACAGGTGCACTGTTAGTTATTAGTCATGACCGCTATTTTCTTGATGAGGTAGTAGATAAAATATGGGAACTGAAAGATGGCAAAATCACTGAGTATTGGGGGAACTATTCTGATTATCTTCGCCAGAAAGAGGAAGAACGCAAGAGCCAGGCTGCAGAATACGAACAATTTATTGCGGAACGTGCCCGATTGGAAAGGGCTGCGGAGGAAAAGCGAAAACAGGCTCGTAAAATAGAACAGAAGGCAAAAGGTGCTTCAAAGAAAAAAAGTACTGAAGGCGGAGGGCGTTTAGCTCATCAAAAATCAATAGGAAGTAAGGAAAAAAAGATGCATAATGCCGCTAAATCCCTAGAACATAGGATTGCGGCTTTAGGAAATGTAGAAGCTCCAGAAGACATTCGCAGGATTCGTTTCAGGCAAAGTAAAGCATTGGAGCTCCACAATCCATATCCTATTGTCGGTACGGAAATTAATAAAATATTTGGAGATAAGGTATTGTTTGAAAATGCATCTTTTCAAATTCCGCTTGGAGCAAAAGTGGCGTTAACTGGTGATAATGGAACCGGAAAAACAACTTTAATCCAAATGATCTTAAACCATGAAGATGGAATTTCTATTTCACCTAAGGCAAAAATAGGTTACTTTGCACAAAATGGTTACAAGTACAACAGTAATCAGAAAGTCCTGGAGTTTATGCAGGAGGATTGTGATTACAATGTTTCAGAAATTCGTTCAGTGCTAGCATCAATGGGGCTTAAACAAAATGATATTGGAAAAAGCTTATCTGTTTTAAGCGGCGGAGAAATTATTAAATTATTGCTAGCTAAAATGCTTATGGGTAGATATAACATCCTACTAATGGATGAACCGAGCAACTTCCTTGACATACCAAGCTTGGAGGCTTTGGAAATATTAATGAAGGAGTATGCTGGAACTATAGTGTTTATCACCCATGACAAACGCTTACTCGAAAATGTGGCTGATGTGATTTATGAAATTAGTGATAAGAAAATAAATCTGAAACATTAA